The region GGGAAAAGGCTTTTGACGGCGAGATTACGCTGATCGGCGCCGAAACGCATCTTCCCTACGAGCGTCCGCCGCTTTCGAAAGATGGGCTTGTGAGCGCCGCACCTCCCAAGTACGTGGCGGACGCCGATCGCTACGATGAGGCGGGCATAACCGTGCTGACGGATGCTGTCGTCGAGAAGATCGACCGCGGGGGCAAGGCAGTGATGCTCTCCGACGGCCGTTCGATCGAATATGATCGGCTGCTCTTGGCAACCGGTGCACGGCCGCGGGCCTTTCCAGGCGTCCCGGAAGGCTCACCGCATATTCGCATGCTGAGAACCCATGCCGATGCGCTCGCGATCCGCGCGGCCCTTGAGCCGGGCAGGAGGATCGCGATTATCGGCGGCGGCTTCATTGGTCTGGAGCTCGCCGCCACCGCGCGCAAACTGGGTGCCGGGGTCACGCTCCTCGAGGGCCTGCCGAGGGTCTTGAGCCGAGGCGTACCGGAAGAGATCGCGGCGGTGATTGCTGAAAGGCACCGGAGCGAGGGGGTCGAAATCATCTGCGGCGCCACGATTTCAGGAATTGAGGACAACGGTAACGGCGCGCTCATACTGCTTGCCGATGGCGGCAGCATCTCCGCCGATATTGTGGTCGTCGGCATAGGGGCTATCCCCAATGCCGATCTTGCCGAGGCGGCCGGGCTCGCGATCGAAAATGGTATCGCTGTCGACGAGACGCTGCGGACGTCCGATTCTGATATCTATGCCGCCGGCGACTGCTGTTCTTATCCGCTCACGCACTATGGCGGCCGCCGGGTGCGGCTAGAAGCCTGGCGCAATGCTCAGGATCAGGGGACATTGGTCGCCACTAATCTGATCGGAGGATCAGAGCCTGTCTCAAGCGTTCCCTGGTTCTGGTCGGATCAGTATGAGCTCACCCTGCAGATCGCAGGCCTTGCCGATGGTGCGGCAAGAACGGTTAGGCGCGACATGGAGGAGGGGGCCTTCATTCTCTTCCACTTGGACGCTGACGGCCGGCTGATTGCGGCGAGCGGCATCGGCCCGGGCAATGCCGTCGCCCGGGACATCCGCCTTGCCGAAATCCTGATTGCAGCCGGCGCCCGGCCCGACCCGGCAGCGCTTGCCTCTCCCGAGACCAAGCTCAAGAAGCTCCTGGCGGCCTGAGCACCGCCAGGACGCGCGAACTTGACCCATTGCGTTACGCATTTTCCTTGGAGATTTCGATGAGAAACCGTCGTCCGACAGTTGCCGACCTGTTATCGATGAAGGGCAAGAGGCAACTGACCATGCTGCGCGTCGTGACGCTCGAGGAGGCGGAAGCCGCCGAGAAGGCCGCCATCGATCTCGTCTCCGTTCCGCCGGCGCTGCTCGGACCTGAGTTTCGTGAAGCCGCACCCACCTGCTTTGCCTTTCCCGGGCTCGAATATGGCGACTACTGCACCGCCGACGATTATATCCGCGCGGCCTTCAAGGCACTTAAGGCAGGCGGTGACGCCGTCTATTGTGCGGCAAGCCTCTCGACCGTCAGACGAATGCGCGACGAAGGTATTCCCGTCTGCGGACATGTCGGGCTGATCCCGTCCAAGGCCACCTGGACCGGCGGCTTCCGAGCCGTCGGCAAGACGGCCGATAGTGCGCTCGAGGTCTGGCGCCAGACGAAAGCACTCGAAGAGGCCGGAGCCTTCGCCGCCGAAATCGAAGTCGTCCCCGGAGAGGTGGCGACCGCCATCTCGAAGCGCACATCGCTCCTGATGCTCTCCATGGGCGCTGGCACTGGATGCGATGGGCAATACCTCTTCGCCGACGACGTGCTTGGTGAAAATCGCGGACATTATCCGCGTCATGCGAAGGTCTACCGCAACTTTGCCGCCGAATTCGATCGGCTTCAGCAGGAGCGCATCGCAGCCTTCCGCGAATATGCCGAAGACGTCCGCTCCGGCGCCTATCCGGAAAAGGCGCATATGGTCGGCATAGCGCCAGGGGAATTAGAGGATTTCCTGAAGCAAATCGACATGCAGGAACAGGCTGCTTTTCGCGCAAGGTGATAATAGCGGCTCGGCGCTGCAACAGGTGACATAAGGACGAATCATGCACACTTACGTTTTAACGGTAACCTGCAAATCGACGCGCGGGATCGTGGCCGCCATTTCCGGCTATCTCGCCGAACAGGGCTGCAACATCATCGACAGCTCGCAGTTCGACGATCTCGGCACAGGCCGCTTTTTCATGCGCATCAGCTTCATCTCCGAGGAGGGAGCCGGCCGCGAGGCGCTCGAAAAGGGCTTCGCGCCGATCGCCGAGAAATTCGCCATGGAAGCCGAGATGCGTGATGCGAATGAGCGCATGAAGGTGCTGTTGATGGTGTCGCGCTTCGGCCATTGCCTCAACGACCTGCTCTACCGCTGGAAGATCGGTGCGCTGCCGATCGATATCGTCGGCGTCGTCTCCAACCATTTCGACTACCAGAAGGTCGTCGTCAACCACGACATCCCGTTCCACCACATCAAGGTGACGAAGGAGAACAAGCCGCAGGCCGAAGCGCGGCTGATGGAGATCGTCGAGCAGAGCGAGGCCGAGCTGATCGTGCTCGCCCGCTACATGCAGGTGCTGTCCGACCCGCTCTGCAAGAAGATGTCGGGGAAGATCATCAACATCCACCATTCCTTCCTGCCGAGCTTCAAGGGCGCCAATCCGTACAAGCAGGCCTATGAGCGCGGCGTCAAGCTGATCGGCGCAACGGCGCACTACGTCACCGCCGATCTCGATGAGGGCCCGATCATCGAGCAGGACATCGCCCGCATCACCCATGCGCAGAGCGCCGAGGACTATGTGTCGATCGGCCGCGACGTCGAAAGCCAGGTGCTGGCGCAGGCCGTGCACGCCCATATCCACCAGCGCTGCTTCATCAACGGCAACCGCGTCGTCGTCTTCCCGCCGAGCCCCGGCAGCTACGCCTCCGAGCGCATGGGCTGACTTCTGACTGGTGAAATTCGAAGCGGCCCCGCCAAAAATTTTGCCAGTAAGGGCGGATTGTGGAATATGCCGCGGGCGCGGGGTGGGGTGATTTGGATATAGCCCCGCGTCACGTCTACAGCGCCGTGCGTCTTTTC is a window of Sinorhizobium numidicum DNA encoding:
- a CDS encoding NAD(P)/FAD-dependent oxidoreductase; this translates as MMHIVIVGAGECGARAAFALREKAFDGEITLIGAETHLPYERPPLSKDGLVSAAPPKYVADADRYDEAGITVLTDAVVEKIDRGGKAVMLSDGRSIEYDRLLLATGARPRAFPGVPEGSPHIRMLRTHADALAIRAALEPGRRIAIIGGGFIGLELAATARKLGAGVTLLEGLPRVLSRGVPEEIAAVIAERHRSEGVEIICGATISGIEDNGNGALILLADGGSISADIVVVGIGAIPNADLAEAAGLAIENGIAVDETLRTSDSDIYAAGDCCSYPLTHYGGRRVRLEAWRNAQDQGTLVATNLIGGSEPVSSVPWFWSDQYELTLQIAGLADGAARTVRRDMEEGAFILFHLDADGRLIAASGIGPGNAVARDIRLAEILIAAGARPDPAALASPETKLKKLLAA
- the purU gene encoding formyltetrahydrofolate deformylase, which codes for MHTYVLTVTCKSTRGIVAAISGYLAEQGCNIIDSSQFDDLGTGRFFMRISFISEEGAGREALEKGFAPIAEKFAMEAEMRDANERMKVLLMVSRFGHCLNDLLYRWKIGALPIDIVGVVSNHFDYQKVVVNHDIPFHHIKVTKENKPQAEARLMEIVEQSEAELIVLARYMQVLSDPLCKKMSGKIINIHHSFLPSFKGANPYKQAYERGVKLIGATAHYVTADLDEGPIIEQDIARITHAQSAEDYVSIGRDVESQVLAQAVHAHIHQRCFINGNRVVVFPPSPGSYASERMG
- a CDS encoding 3-methyl-2-oxobutanoate hydroxymethyltransferase, translating into MRNRRPTVADLLSMKGKRQLTMLRVVTLEEAEAAEKAAIDLVSVPPALLGPEFREAAPTCFAFPGLEYGDYCTADDYIRAAFKALKAGGDAVYCAASLSTVRRMRDEGIPVCGHVGLIPSKATWTGGFRAVGKTADSALEVWRQTKALEEAGAFAAEIEVVPGEVATAISKRTSLLMLSMGAGTGCDGQYLFADDVLGENRGHYPRHAKVYRNFAAEFDRLQQERIAAFREYAEDVRSGAYPEKAHMVGIAPGELEDFLKQIDMQEQAAFRAR